A part of Pararoseomonas sp. SCSIO 73927 genomic DNA contains:
- a CDS encoding polysaccharide biosynthesis/export family protein, translating into MAAERASGRRGRRSVLALVLAAGALPACDPARGFLPLPPAATGPYRLAAGDEVRVTVFEEARLSGTFRVGDAGAISIPLLGPVPATGLTVSALREEIDREIKRRGFLDEPRTAVEVVAYRSVFVLGEVERGGAFAWQPGLTALAAVALAGGFSPRAVRDRLVIQRAAEGEARREYLAGRDAVLEPGDVLTVLERRF; encoded by the coding sequence ATGGCGGCGGAGCGCGCCTCGGGCCGCCGGGGAAGGCGCTCCGTCCTGGCCCTTGTCCTCGCGGCCGGCGCGCTCCCGGCCTGCGACCCGGCCCGCGGTTTCCTCCCCCTTCCGCCCGCCGCCACGGGCCCCTACCGCCTCGCCGCCGGCGACGAGGTGCGGGTCACCGTCTTCGAGGAGGCGCGCCTCTCCGGCACCTTCCGGGTCGGGGATGCCGGCGCCATCTCCATCCCGCTGCTCGGCCCCGTGCCCGCCACCGGCCTCACCGTCTCCGCCCTGCGCGAGGAGATCGACCGGGAGATCAAGCGCCGCGGCTTCCTCGACGAGCCGCGGACGGCGGTGGAGGTGGTGGCCTACCGCTCCGTTTTCGTGCTGGGCGAGGTGGAGCGCGGCGGCGCCTTCGCCTGGCAGCCCGGCCTCACCGCCCTCGCGGCCGTCGCCCTGGCGGGTGGCTTCTCGCCCCGCGCGGTGCGCGACCGGCTGGTGATCCAGCGGGCCGCGGAGGGCGAGGCGCGGCGCGAGTACCTCGCGGGCCGCGACGCCGTGCTCGAGCCGGGCGACGTCCTGACGGTCCTCGAGCGGCGCTTCTGA
- a CDS encoding sugar transferase produces MPDGLALFRDDISGSGAPDFRAERAAARPEGVKRGLDLGTALLLLAVLAPLLLLLFVAVRLDGGAALFGHPRVGRGGRVFRCLKFRSMRPDADAALAELLRTDPGARAEWEATRKLRRDPRVTALGRFLRVSSLDELPQLFNVLRGEMSLVGPRPVTKDELSTFYGADARWYVQVRPGLTGPWQVSGRSATGYAERVRLDVDYVRNPSVRRDLALLGRTVGAVLKGRGAC; encoded by the coding sequence ATGCCGGACGGGCTCGCTCTTTTCCGTGACGATATCTCCGGCAGTGGGGCACCTGATTTCCGGGCGGAGCGGGCGGCAGCACGGCCTGAGGGGGTGAAGCGCGGTCTCGACCTCGGGACGGCCCTCCTTCTCCTGGCGGTCCTCGCGCCGCTCCTTCTGCTGCTTTTTGTGGCCGTGCGGCTGGATGGCGGGGCGGCGCTGTTCGGCCACCCGCGCGTCGGCCGCGGCGGCCGGGTCTTTCGCTGCCTCAAGTTCCGCTCCATGCGGCCGGACGCGGACGCGGCCCTGGCGGAGCTTCTGCGGACGGACCCGGGGGCGCGCGCGGAGTGGGAGGCCACCCGCAAGCTGCGGCGGGATCCGCGGGTGACGGCGCTCGGGCGGTTCCTCCGCGTCTCCTCGCTCGACGAGCTGCCGCAGCTCTTCAACGTGCTGCGCGGAGAGATGAGCCTCGTCGGGCCGCGCCCGGTGACGAAGGACGAGCTGTCCACCTTCTACGGGGCGGATGCGCGCTGGTACGTGCAGGTGCGCCCGGGGCTGACGGGGCCGTGGCAGGTCTCCGGCCGCTCCGCCACGGGCTACGCGGAGCGTGTGCGGTTGGACGTGGACTACGTGCGGAACCCCTCTGTGCGGCGAGACCTGGCGCTGCTGGGCCGGACGGTCGGCGCGGTGCTGAAGGGCCGGGGCGCCTGCTGA